GTCAATCGGGTCATGCCGGATGGCGGAACCAAGGTCTTCCCCGGCTCCATGCAGTCGCTGATGGCCGATGTCCACTCCGCCGATTTCCCGGGTGACGACGAGCAGGGCGTGAGCTTCGTCGGCATCGGCCCCTACTTCGCCCACGCCGTCATGCCGAAGGGGCAGACCCTGGGTTGCGCCGATTGCCATGCCACGGCCAAGGCCATCGCCCTCGCTTCGGGAGCCGCCGTCGACGTGGTGCGGGATGCGAACCAGGACGGCGCCTGGGATATCATCCCGCAGGGGGTGATCCCGGTGCCTGAGGACCCGTCGCTCTTGACGATGGACTTCGTCGATCTGGTCGATCCCGGGGCGAACGCCGCCAGCGCCCGCAAGTTCTTCAAGTCCGGCGCGGATATCGTCCATATGCCGGAGGACTACGTGCGCCCCCTCAATGCCACCCAGCTCGACATGCTGAGCAACGGCTGCGCCGGCTGCCACCCGAACACCATCCCCGGCTTGTAACAGGTCTTATCGCATCACATGCAGAGGGGCTGTCCCGATTCGGGGCAGCCCCTTTTTTTATGAGCGTCATCGGTTTTTTCCATATTTTTCAAGGTCGAATAGCGGATGCGGCAGATGGGACACGGGGGACTTGTTTTCCGGACATTGCCCATGCTAGACTGCTCCTCTTGTAAGAAGTCGATTTCACGGAAGAAGAAACTCTGATCATGAAACTTGAAGACGTCCTCCCCCGGGTCAGCCGCCCTTCCCGCTATCTGGGAGGGGAGCTCGGGAGCCTGCGGAAAGATCCGGCGCAGGTCGATATCAACTTCGCCCTGGCCTTTCCCGATGTTTACGAAGTGGGGATGAGCCATCTCGGCTTCGCCATTCTCTACCATGTCCTGAACGGTCTGGAGGGGGTCGCCGCCGAGCGCGTCTACGCCCCCTGGCCCGACATGGAGGAGCACCTGCGCTCCAGCGGCGCCCCGCTCGTCTCCCTGGAGTCGGAACGGCCTCTGGGAGAATTCGACATTATCGGCTTCACCCTGCAGTACGAACTTTCCTACAGCAACATTCTCAACATGCTCGATATGGCCGGGGTCCCCCGCCGTCGCCGGGAACGCGATGAGAGCGCTCCCCTGGTGGTGGTCGGCGGTCCCTGCGCCTTCAATCCGGAACCGCTCGCCGATTTCATCGACTGCGCGGTGATCGGCGACGGAGAGGAAGCGGTGGTCGAGCTGTGCGAGGCGGTGCGCGCCGGCCGTGCGGCCGGGGAATCCCGGGAGCGCCTTCTCGAGCGCCTGGCCGCCATCGATGGTATCTATGTGCCTTCCCTCTTTGCCGTTGACTATCAGGAGGATGGGCGCCTGGCCGCGATCCGTCCCCTCAAAGAAGGTTATGACCGCGTCCGGCGGCGTTTCCTGGCCGACCTCGACGCCGCCCATTATCCGACCTCTCCCATCGTCCCTTTCATGAACACCGTTCACGACCGGGTTTCGGTGGAGATCGCCCGGGGGTGCACCCGCGGCTGCCGCTTCTGCCAGGCCGGCTACATTTACCGCCCGGTCCGCGAGCGCTCGCCGCAGCGCATCTCCGATATCATCGAGGAGTCGCTCGAGCGTTCGGGATACGAGGAGGTTTCACTCCTCTCCCTTTCCACGGGCGATTACGGCTGCATCGAGCCGCTGCTCAAGGGTCTGATGGCACGCTACGCCCGGGAGAAGGTGGCCATCTCCTTTCCCAGCCTGCGGGTCGGTTCGCTGACTCCGGAACTGATGGAGGAGATCAAGAAAGTCCGCAAGACCGGCTTCACCCTGGCTCCGGAGGCGGGAACCGAGCGTCTCCGCCAGGTGGTCAACAAGGGGATCACCGAGGAGGACCTGCTCGAGGCGACCCGCGCCGCCTTTACCCTGGGCTGGCGGGTGATCAAGCTCTACTTCATGATGGGCCTGCCCACGGAAACCGAAGACGATCTGGCGGCCATCATCGAACTGACCTCCCGGGTCAAATATACCGGCAAGGGGACCGAGGGGGGAGCGGATGTCAACGCCTCCGTCTCCACCTTCGTTCCCAAGGCCCACACCCCCTTCCAGTGGGAAGCCCAGCTCTCCATCGAGCAGACCCTTCAGCGGCAGGCTTTCCTTCGCGACGGGCTGAAGAAAAAGAAGCTGCGCCTCAAGTGGCACGAAGCCAGCCTTTCCTTCCTGGAGGGGGTCTTCGCCCGGGGCGACCGCCGTCTCGGAGCCGTCCTGGAGAAGGCCGTCGATCTCGGCTGCCGCTTCGACGGCTGGAGGGACCACTTCGACTTTGCCCGCTGGAAGGAGGCCTTCGAGGCCTTCGGCATCGATCCTGCCTGGTACCTGCGGGAGCGGAGCGAGGAGGAGGTCCTGCCCTGGGATCATATCGACTGCGGGATCCCCAAGGAATTTTTCCGCGCCGAGCGCCGCCGTGCCCTGGCCGGAGCCTACACCCCCGACTGCCGCTCCGGCGACTGCAGCGGCTGCGGCCTGTGCGATTTCGAGGAACTGCGCATGCGCCTGATCGAACGCGGCGAGCTGTCCCTGCCGGCCCCGGAACAGACGGAACTGCCGGGCGAGGAAGAGCGCTGCAAGGTGCGGGTGCGCCTGCGCAAGGATGGCAAGGCCCGCTTCGTGGGGCATCTGGAATTCATGACGGTCGTTCACCGGGCGGCCCGCCGGGCCCGCCTTCCGGTTCGCTTCTCCGCCGGGTTTCACCCCCAGCCGCGGATATCCTTCCCCGATGCGCTCCCCACGGGGGTGGAGAGCGATGCCGAGATCATCGACCTGGAACTTTTCCGGCCGCGCAGCGCCCGTGAAATCGTCGAGGCGCTCAACGAACAGCTGCCGGAGGGGTTCAAGGTTCTGGAGGGGGCCTCACTCCCCTGGCAAAGTCCCTCTCCCTCTGTTAGCATTAAAGAGGTTCTTTACCGGGTGGGCCTGCCGCCGGAGACGCCGGAGGACCTGGACCGGCGCCTGGAGGATTTTCTGACCGCCAGCGAGGTTCTGGTCGGGCGCGACAAGGGCGGAAAGAGGGTGAGCGTCGACCTTCGCCCGGACGTCATCGGCCTCGAACAGGCCGACGGCGACCTGCTGCTGACCATGGTCAAGGGGAGTCCGACCCTGCTGGCCGCGCACCTGCTCGGATTGACCGTGGAGGGAGCGCGCTCCCTGCGCATCCGCAAGACGGCGGTGGTGCTCGGGTAGGAGCGTGAGGCGTGAGGCGGGCAGGGTCTCCCTACAAAAAAATTATGATTTTTTCGATATACAACACTTTTAACGGATTCCGGAGGTTTCATGACCAAAAAACTGGTCATCAACACCACCTCCCACGAAACCCGCGTGGCGCTGCTGGAGAACGGCCATATTGCCGAACTCTCTATCGAGCGGACGCGGGAGCGGGGGATTGTGGGCAACATCTACAAGGGAAAGGTGATCCGGGTTCTTCCCGGGATGCAGGCGGCCTTCGTCGACATCGGTCTGGAGAAGGCTGCGTTTCTCTATGTCGCCGACGTTCTGGACGAAATGGAGGCCGTGGAGCAGTTCATCGACGGTGGAAATTCTCCGGCCAACCTCGCCGAGCTGACTGAAGAGCATCCGCCCCTGCCCCCCATTGAGGAGCTTCTGCAGGAAGGGCAGGAACTGCTGGTGCAGGTGGCCAAGGAGCCGATCGGAACGAAGGGGGCCCGCATCACCTCGCACATTTCCCTGCCGGGGCGCAATCTCGTTTTCATGCCGACCGTCGATCATGTGGGGATCTCCCGCCGCATCGAGCAGGAGGAGGAGAAAGACCGCCTGCGGCAGATCGTCGAGCGGATCCGTCCGGCGGGGACCGGGTTTATCGTGCGCACCGCCGCCGAGGGCAAAAGCGAGGACGACATGCGCACCGACATGGACTTTCTGGTCGGGCTGTGGCAGTCCATCGCCGCGCGCAGGGAGGGGAAGGGGGCGCCGAGCCTGATTCACTCGGACCTGGATGTGACCAGCAAGGTGCTGCGGGATACCCTGACCGAAGAGGTGGAGCGGATCGTGGTCGATTCCCGGGAGGAATACGACAAGATCGTCCGCTTCATCGGCACCTTCATGCCGCACCTCAAATACGCCATCGAACTGTATGAAGACGACGAGCCGATCTTTGACGCCTTCGGACTCGAAGTGGAGATCTCCCGGGCCCTGGGGCGCAAGGTCTGGCTCAAGAGCGGCGGCTACATCATCATCGAGCAGACTGAGGCCCTGACCGCCATCGACGTCAATACCGGCCGCTTCGTGGGCAAGCACAACCTCGAGGACACCATCTTCAAGACCAACCTGGAAGCGGTCAAGGAGATCGCCTTTCAGCTGCGGCTGCGCAACATCGGCGGGCTGATCATCATCGACTTCATCGACATGGAGAAGGAGGCGAATCGGGAGCGGGTCCACTCGTCTCTGGAGGAGGCGCTCAAGAGCGATAAGAGCAAGACCAATATCCTCAAGATCTCCGAGCTCGGGCTGGTGGAGATGACCCGCAAGCGGGTGCGGGAGAGCATCGGCCGGACCCTCTGCGAGCCCTGCCCGTACTGCGAGGGGAAGGGGACCGTCAAGAGCCGCACCACCATGGCATACGAGATCTTCCGCGATCTGCGCCGGGAAATCGGATCCCTCCCCGGCTACCGCCTCACCCTCCTGGTCCATCCCGACATCGCCGCGCTCCTCGGCGACGAGGAGCGGCCCGGCATCGAGGAGCTGGAGCGGCGCTTCGAAAAACAGATCGCCGTCACCGCCCGCCCCACCTTTCATATCGAGCAGTTTGAGATCATGGTGGGGTGAGGGACGATCGGCGGACTGCATCCCCCGACATCGCCAGAGAAAAAAAGGACAGGCTACTTTTCGATACAAGTAGCCTGTCCTTTTTTGTTCTTTAATTTCACTTCACTGAAATTTTTATTGATGGTAGTCTGCTCAAACTGAATTGTTGAGGTCTA
This genomic interval from Desulfuromonas sp. TF contains the following:
- a CDS encoding TIGR03960 family B12-binding radical SAM protein, with protein sequence MKLEDVLPRVSRPSRYLGGELGSLRKDPAQVDINFALAFPDVYEVGMSHLGFAILYHVLNGLEGVAAERVYAPWPDMEEHLRSSGAPLVSLESERPLGEFDIIGFTLQYELSYSNILNMLDMAGVPRRRRERDESAPLVVVGGPCAFNPEPLADFIDCAVIGDGEEAVVELCEAVRAGRAAGESRERLLERLAAIDGIYVPSLFAVDYQEDGRLAAIRPLKEGYDRVRRRFLADLDAAHYPTSPIVPFMNTVHDRVSVEIARGCTRGCRFCQAGYIYRPVRERSPQRISDIIEESLERSGYEEVSLLSLSTGDYGCIEPLLKGLMARYAREKVAISFPSLRVGSLTPELMEEIKKVRKTGFTLAPEAGTERLRQVVNKGITEEDLLEATRAAFTLGWRVIKLYFMMGLPTETEDDLAAIIELTSRVKYTGKGTEGGADVNASVSTFVPKAHTPFQWEAQLSIEQTLQRQAFLRDGLKKKKLRLKWHEASLSFLEGVFARGDRRLGAVLEKAVDLGCRFDGWRDHFDFARWKEAFEAFGIDPAWYLRERSEEEVLPWDHIDCGIPKEFFRAERRRALAGAYTPDCRSGDCSGCGLCDFEELRMRLIERGELSLPAPEQTELPGEEERCKVRVRLRKDGKARFVGHLEFMTVVHRAARRARLPVRFSAGFHPQPRISFPDALPTGVESDAEIIDLELFRPRSAREIVEALNEQLPEGFKVLEGASLPWQSPSPSVSIKEVLYRVGLPPETPEDLDRRLEDFLTASEVLVGRDKGGKRVSVDLRPDVIGLEQADGDLLLTMVKGSPTLLAAHLLGLTVEGARSLRIRKTAVVLG
- a CDS encoding Rne/Rng family ribonuclease; the encoded protein is MTKKLVINTTSHETRVALLENGHIAELSIERTRERGIVGNIYKGKVIRVLPGMQAAFVDIGLEKAAFLYVADVLDEMEAVEQFIDGGNSPANLAELTEEHPPLPPIEELLQEGQELLVQVAKEPIGTKGARITSHISLPGRNLVFMPTVDHVGISRRIEQEEEKDRLRQIVERIRPAGTGFIVRTAAEGKSEDDMRTDMDFLVGLWQSIAARREGKGAPSLIHSDLDVTSKVLRDTLTEEVERIVVDSREEYDKIVRFIGTFMPHLKYAIELYEDDEPIFDAFGLEVEISRALGRKVWLKSGGYIIIEQTEALTAIDVNTGRFVGKHNLEDTIFKTNLEAVKEIAFQLRLRNIGGLIIIDFIDMEKEANRERVHSSLEEALKSDKSKTNILKISELGLVEMTRKRVRESIGRTLCEPCPYCEGKGTVKSRTTMAYEIFRDLRREIGSLPGYRLTLLVHPDIAALLGDEERPGIEELERRFEKQIAVTARPTFHIEQFEIMVG